Part of the Paludisphaera borealis genome, CCGGACGGCCACCGACTGCACCCGCCCGGCGCTCAGGTTGCGGGCCACCTTGCTCCAGAGCAGGGGGCTGAGCTGATACCCCACGAACCGGTCGAGGAACCGCCTCGCTTGCTGGGCGTTGACCATGTCCATGTTGATCGGACCGACTTTATTGAACGCCTCGCGCACGGCCCGCTCGGTGATCTCATGGAAGGTCACGCGGCGGACCCGGTCGTCCGGAAGGTCGAGCGCCTGCTGGAGGTGCCAGGCGATGGCCTCCCCCTCGCGGTCCGGGTCAGTCGCCAGATAGACGATCTCGGACCGGGCGGCGTCGCGGCGGAGGTCGCCGATCGTGTCTTTTTTAGCGGGAACGATCTCATAAGAGGCCGTGTAGCCATCGGCGACGTCGAGCCCGAGCTTGCGCTTGGGGAGGTCGCGGACGTGGCCCATGCTTGCTTTGACGATGAACTTGGAGCCCAGGAACTTGTTGATCGACTTGGCCTTCTTGGGGCTTTCGACGATCACCAGCGCGGGGCCGTAACCGCCCGCCGGCGGACCTTCGGCCGCTTTCGTCCGAGAACCCTTGCCCGTCGCCGCCTTGGAGCGCGGAGCGGCGGGTTTGGCGGTCTTGGGCTTCGCGGCCTTGCCATTCTTCGGCGTCGTCGTGGAGGAGGACTTTCGCGGCACAGTGGTATCCTATCCTATCGTCTTTCCATGGCACAGCTTCGGTCGATCCGTCTCCGTTCGACTCGAGTCCGGCTCACGCCTCTTTGAGGTTGCTCCGGGAGACAAAGATGCTACGATGAGGGTTGGGTTGGCCATCATTTGACCCCGCATCCTTCCCATTAGCGGCATAGCTAGGGTATTCGGGGTCTGTCAAGGGGGGGATGCCGAGGAGGTCCCTTCCGAAGCCTCTCCGCTAGCACCCGAGGATCCCCATGCCTTTCGAGGTCTTTCGTCGCAACCAGCGTGTGCTGATCGCCGTCTTCGGCATTATGGCCATGATCAGCTTCGTCCTCTCTGACAGCCTCCCAAGATTGCTCAACGCAGGCAATGGAGGACGCGACCAGGAAGTGGCGAAGTTGTACGGCAAGTCGGTGTATCGGAGCGAGCTGAACGAGATGGCTCGCCAGCGGAGCCGGGCCAACCAGTTCCTTAATGGACTGATGCCTTACATGCGCGACCAGTTCGGCAGTCTCAAGGATCGCGAGCTGGTCGACGCCCTGATTCTGGAACACGAGGCCGACCGCCTGGGGATGACCGCCACGCCGGCCGTCGGCCGCGAATGGCTGAAGACGATCACGCAAGGCCGCATGAACCGCGACCTCTTCGAGATGCTTTACAGCCGGTTCAGCAGCGAAATCTCCCAAGAGCAGCTCCTCACCGATATCGCCAACCAGGTCCGCATCCGCAAGGTTCGCGGCCTGCTCGGCTACCCCATGGTCACACCGTACGACGTCTATGAGTCCTATCGCGATCAGACCGAACGGGTCGCCGACAAAATCGTCGAGGTCCCGGTCGAGAACTTCCTGACCAAGGTCGGCGAGCCCTCGGACGCCGAGATCAAAACCCTCTACGACCAATATAAGGACGTCCTGCCCGACCCCAGCCGCGAGACGCCGGGATTCAAGGTCCCGCGCCAGGTGCAGGTCGAGTTCCTTTCCCTCGACGGCAACGCCAAGGCCCGGGGATACCGCGACAAGCTGACCGACGCCGAGTTGCAGACGTACTACGAAAATCATAAGACCGAGTTCAAGGTCCCCTCCGAATTGCCCGACGACCTGTTCGCCGACGGTGCCTCGTTGACCCCGCCGGTGCTCCAGCCGTTCTCCGAGGTCAAGGGCTTTTTGGCCCCTCGGCTCGCCGACGAAAAGGCTCAGACCGAGATCAACGAGACCTTCAATCGGATTCGCGACGAGGTCTTGATCCCGTTCGCCGACGAATACCTCTCGGCCCTCGACGACCAGGAAGACGCCAAGAAGCAGGGGGCGAAGGTCGATGTCAAGTTCCCGGATCCCCTGGATCTCAAGGCCGTGGCCCAGAAAGCAGGGGTCAACTACGAGATCACGCCGCTGCTCTCCCGCGACGAAGCCGAGCGGTACGGCCAGATTTCCACGGCCGAGGTCGGCACGACCCGGCTGAGCGGCGGTCGAAAGTTCTCCGACGAGTTCACTGATCCGAAGATCAGCCTCTATGAGCCGGTCGAGCTGACCGACATCCTCGGGACCCGGTTCCTGGCTCGCAAGGTCAAGGACGAGGCCCCCCGGGTGCCGCCGCTCGACGAGGTCAAGTCGGACGTGATCCTCGCCTGGAAGCAGTCGAAGGCCCGCCCGCTGGCCGAGAAGGCCGCCGAAGCCTTGGCCGCCCAGATCAAGGACAAGGGGGGCAAGATCGCCGAGGACAAGGTCGACGGCTACCGCGTGATCTCGATCCCGCCGATCACCCGGACCCAGATGGGGGGCATGCCGTCCTCGCCGTTCGAGCCCACGCCCCAGGTCGAAACCACGATCCCCGAAGTCCCGCTCGCCGGCGACGCCTTCCGCGACGCCTACTTCGGCGTCAAGCCCGGCGAGACCGACGTCGCGCCGAACCTCCCCAAGACGGTCTACTACGTCGTCGCCCTCGACCGTCGCGAGCCGGCCAACTTCACCCAGCTCTACGACCCGATCAAGGGCGAGGAGTTCCGGTTCAAGATGCTCACCACCGAGGAAGCCGGCCGCCGGCAGGACGACAACTGGATGGCCTGGCTCCGCAAGCAAGCCGGCCTCCCCGCCGATTGGGTTCCCGCGGACGAAGCCAAAAAGGACCTCGCCGCCAACGGCTGATCCCCCCCCTCACGACGACCCGGGGCCGGTCCATTCCGACCGCGCCCCGGGCTCTCGAATTGGGTTCGTTCGCTCCCCGCAAACGAACCGAATACGAAACACAAGTCCTTACCTCGCACAGAGTTCATCCGTCTGGATGATTTGGCTTCGATCGGCCGAAAACCCCCGCCGCTTCGCTGGTCCGAAGTCCGTCACAACGGCGTTTCGTGGGCTTCACCCACTCGCCTCGGCTGTCCGCGAGATTGGGTTCGTTTGTCGCTTTTATGCGTCCCTTTCGCTGGTCCGAAGTCCGTCACGACGGCGTTTCGTGGTCTTCACCACTCGCCTCGGCTGTCCGCGAGATTTGGGTTCGTTTGCTCTGAAAATGGCCTCGCGAAGGCCTGCCCCGATACAAGCTCGAAGCGCCAGCGAGTGGATGCTTCCAATGGCCCAACGGAGATTCACTCGCTGGCGCTTCGAGCTTGTATTCGGACCCGCGCCACCCCG contains:
- a CDS encoding SurA N-terminal domain-containing protein gives rise to the protein MPFEVFRRNQRVLIAVFGIMAMISFVLSDSLPRLLNAGNGGRDQEVAKLYGKSVYRSELNEMARQRSRANQFLNGLMPYMRDQFGSLKDRELVDALILEHEADRLGMTATPAVGREWLKTITQGRMNRDLFEMLYSRFSSEISQEQLLTDIANQVRIRKVRGLLGYPMVTPYDVYESYRDQTERVADKIVEVPVENFLTKVGEPSDAEIKTLYDQYKDVLPDPSRETPGFKVPRQVQVEFLSLDGNAKARGYRDKLTDAELQTYYENHKTEFKVPSELPDDLFADGASLTPPVLQPFSEVKGFLAPRLADEKAQTEINETFNRIRDEVLIPFADEYLSALDDQEDAKKQGAKVDVKFPDPLDLKAVAQKAGVNYEITPLLSRDEAERYGQISTAEVGTTRLSGGRKFSDEFTDPKISLYEPVELTDILGTRFLARKVKDEAPRVPPLDEVKSDVILAWKQSKARPLAEKAAEALAAQIKDKGGKIAEDKVDGYRVISIPPITRTQMGGMPSSPFEPTPQVETTIPEVPLAGDAFRDAYFGVKPGETDVAPNLPKTVYYVVALDRREPANFTQLYDPIKGEEFRFKMLTTEEAGRRQDDNWMAWLRKQAGLPADWVPADEAKKDLAANG